The proteins below are encoded in one region of Tepidimicrobium xylanilyticum:
- the topA gene encoding type I DNA topoisomerase — protein MQKNLVIVESPAKAKTLKKFLGGNYKVKASVGHIRDLPKSSLGIDTDNNFEPKYITIRGKGPIVQELKNEAKKADRILLATDPDREGEAISWHLAHILGIDEDEPIRVEFNEITKDAVLKAVKKPRPINMDLVDAQQARRILDRLVGYKISPLLWRKIKKGLSAGRVQSVAVKLICDREKEIENFVPEEYWTIVALLEKDGTIFEANFYGIYENGEEKKVELSNRKEVDGILKSIDKDNFIIREVKKGNKKRNPYPPYTTSTLQQDASKKLGFTTKKTMMLAQQLYEGVDIEGEGTVGLITYMRTDSTRVSSEAIKLTKSFIEGKFGKDYSNGGKSYVNRSKKEAQDAHEGIRPTSVLRRPEDIKSSLTQDQFKLYQLIWNRFVASQMSHAKYETISVKIFSNNIIFRASGSKLVFDGFLKVYKAEEGNESEREMPSFQVEELVKVNKIEPNQHFTQPPARYTEASLVKTLEELGIGRPSTYAPIISTILSREYVNLANKSFVPTELGILVNDLLKEYFKNIINEKFTKELEDKLDEIAEGKYPWQLVIEEFYDQFKKELKVAEEEIDKIKIEDQVTDEVCEKCGKYMVIKHSRYGKFLACPGYPECKNTKPILDELGVPCPNCGGEIVRRKSKRGRIFYGCSNYPECNFVSWYEPIKEKCPNCNGIMIKKKSKKGIMIKCINKDCNYSRIDGK, from the coding sequence TTGCAAAAGAATTTAGTTATCGTTGAATCACCTGCAAAGGCAAAAACTTTAAAAAAATTTTTAGGGGGAAATTATAAAGTCAAAGCTTCTGTGGGACATATAAGGGATTTGCCAAAGAGTAGTTTAGGTATTGATACTGATAATAATTTCGAACCTAAATATATAACTATCAGGGGGAAAGGGCCAATAGTACAGGAATTGAAAAATGAGGCTAAAAAAGCAGATAGAATTTTATTAGCAACGGACCCTGATAGGGAAGGGGAAGCTATATCCTGGCATTTAGCCCATATTTTAGGGATTGATGAAGATGAACCTATTAGAGTTGAGTTTAATGAAATAACTAAGGATGCTGTTTTAAAAGCTGTTAAAAAACCTAGACCAATAAATATGGATTTAGTTGACGCCCAACAGGCAAGGAGAATATTGGATAGATTAGTGGGGTATAAAATTAGTCCGCTTTTATGGAGGAAGATTAAAAAAGGTTTAAGTGCTGGGAGAGTTCAATCTGTTGCAGTAAAACTCATTTGTGATAGAGAAAAAGAGATTGAGAATTTTGTACCTGAAGAGTATTGGACTATAGTAGCTTTATTAGAAAAAGATGGTACCATATTTGAGGCTAATTTCTATGGAATATATGAAAATGGGGAAGAAAAGAAAGTAGAGCTGTCTAATAGAAAAGAAGTAGATGGAATATTGAAATCGATAGATAAAGATAATTTTATTATTAGAGAAGTAAAAAAGGGAAATAAGAAACGAAATCCATATCCGCCTTATACCACTAGTACCTTACAACAGGATGCATCTAAGAAATTAGGTTTTACTACCAAAAAGACTATGATGTTAGCTCAACAATTATATGAGGGCGTTGATATAGAAGGGGAAGGTACAGTTGGTTTGATTACCTATATGAGAACCGATTCTACTAGGGTTTCTAGCGAGGCTATTAAACTGACTAAATCCTTCATTGAAGGTAAGTTTGGGAAAGATTACAGTAATGGTGGAAAATCCTATGTTAATAGGAGTAAAAAGGAAGCTCAAGATGCCCATGAAGGTATAAGGCCCACATCAGTATTAAGAAGACCTGAAGATATAAAAAGTTCATTGACTCAAGATCAGTTTAAATTATACCAATTGATATGGAATAGATTTGTAGCCTCTCAGATGAGCCATGCAAAATATGAAACCATATCGGTAAAGATTTTTAGTAACAACATAATATTTAGAGCTTCTGGTTCTAAATTAGTTTTTGATGGTTTTTTAAAGGTATATAAGGCAGAGGAAGGAAATGAAAGTGAAAGGGAAATGCCTAGCTTCCAAGTTGAAGAACTAGTTAAAGTCAATAAAATTGAACCCAATCAGCACTTTACTCAACCTCCAGCTAGATATACGGAAGCTTCCTTAGTCAAGACTCTTGAAGAATTGGGAATAGGTAGACCTAGTACCTATGCACCTATAATTTCTACCATATTAAGTAGGGAATATGTAAACTTAGCAAATAAGTCTTTTGTGCCTACAGAATTAGGTATCTTGGTAAATGACCTTTTAAAAGAGTATTTTAAGAATATTATTAATGAAAAATTTACTAAAGAGCTGGAGGATAAATTAGACGAAATAGCTGAAGGAAAATATCCTTGGCAACTAGTCATTGAAGAGTTTTACGATCAATTTAAAAAAGAGTTAAAAGTTGCAGAGGAGGAGATTGATAAAATTAAGATTGAAGATCAAGTTACCGATGAAGTTTGCGAAAAATGTGGCAAGTATATGGTGATTAAACATAGCAGGTATGGTAAATTTCTGGCATGTCCTGGGTATCCAGAATGTAAGAATACTAAACCAATATTAGATGAGTTGGGAGTGCCATGTCCAAATTGTGGAGGAGAAATTGTTAGAAGAAAATCTAAAAGAGGAAGGATATTTTATGGCTGCAGCAACTATCCTGAATGTAATTTTGTATCCTGGTATGAGCCTATTAAAGAAAAATGTCCTAATTGTAATGGAATTATGATAAAGAAAAAGTCTAAAAAAGGGATAATGATAAAATGTATTAATAAGGATTGTAATTATAGTAGAATCGATGGGAAGTAA
- the dprA gene encoding DNA-processing protein DprA, with product MSIITNKSVLVWLNSLSIRNKTIDKIMKQVPELTDLWYSSSDAIYSLNDINTEIKDRLINYRNEDYLKRLFYNFEKQNIDVVTVFDKNYPDRLHYICDSPKVLYVKGSLTEDDNLSIAIVGSRKTTSYGKWATEKFAEELVDLGVTIVSGLALGIDAIAHRKALEKKGRTIGVLGNGIDIVYPNTNKALFEEIPKNGAIISEFFLGTPPLSYNFPQRNRIISGLSLGVIVIEAKEKSGSLITAHHALEQGKEVFALPGNINSIFSKGTNKLIKDGAKLIMDIEDVVEEIHELQEKLSNKRRVELDYDQFSSSEVKVLETMKEGPIHADNIAVNTGIDISTINSILTILELKGVIKEIGGSIFTLST from the coding sequence ATGTCAATAATCACCAACAAAAGTGTGTTGGTTTGGTTAAATAGTCTAAGTATAAGGAATAAGACTATTGACAAGATAATGAAACAAGTACCTGAACTAACGGATTTATGGTATTCATCTTCTGATGCCATATATAGTTTAAATGATATTAATACAGAAATAAAGGATAGATTAATAAATTATCGTAATGAGGATTATCTTAAAAGATTATTTTATAATTTTGAAAAGCAGAACATAGATGTGGTTACTGTTTTTGACAAAAATTATCCAGATAGGTTACACTATATTTGTGACAGCCCAAAAGTTTTATATGTAAAAGGAAGTTTAACTGAAGATGACAATTTATCCATAGCTATAGTGGGCTCTAGAAAAACTACTTCTTATGGGAAATGGGCTACAGAAAAATTTGCTGAAGAATTGGTGGATTTAGGGGTAACTATAGTAAGTGGTTTAGCTTTAGGCATAGATGCGATAGCTCATAGGAAAGCTTTAGAAAAAAAGGGTAGAACTATAGGTGTACTTGGAAATGGAATTGATATAGTATATCCTAATACGAATAAGGCTTTGTTCGAGGAGATTCCTAAAAATGGAGCTATAATTTCAGAATTTTTTTTGGGGACACCACCTTTATCCTACAATTTTCCTCAAAGAAATAGGATAATCAGTGGATTGTCTTTAGGGGTAATAGTAATCGAAGCTAAGGAGAAAAGCGGTTCTCTAATAACAGCGCACCATGCACTAGAACAGGGAAAAGAAGTTTTTGCCCTACCCGGGAATATTAATAGCATATTTAGCAAAGGAACTAATAAGTTGATTAAAGATGGAGCTAAATTAATAATGGATATTGAAGATGTAGTAGAAGAGATACATGAATTACAAGAAAAACTGAGCAATAAAAGGAGAGTAGAACTAGATTATGACCAATTTAGTTCTAGTGAGGTAAAAGTGTTAGAAACTATGAAAGAAGGGCCAATTCATGCTGACAATATAGCGGTAAATACTGGAATAGATATATCAACTATCAATAGTATTTTAACCATATTAGAATTAAAAGGGGTTATTAAGGAAATAGGAGGAAGCATATTTACCTTATCAACTTAG
- a CDS encoding magnesium chelatase subunit ChlI family protein produces MLIHPCPCGYYGDPYHECTCSQSSIEKYLGKLSSPLLDRIDIHIEVSPVAYKELKGEKNIESSKDIRTRVEKARRIQLDRYRNKSIYSNSQLNSNDVKQCCKLTKGAEKIIREAFNKFRFSARSYNKILKISRTIADLDGEDLILENHVLEAIRYRSTDKKYWR; encoded by the coding sequence TTGCTAATACATCCATGTCCGTGTGGATATTATGGGGATCCCTATCACGAATGCACTTGTTCACAAAGCAGCATAGAAAAATACCTTGGGAAACTTAGCAGTCCACTATTAGATAGAATCGACATTCATATTGAAGTTTCACCCGTAGCCTATAAAGAATTAAAGGGAGAAAAAAATATCGAATCCTCTAAAGATATTAGAACAAGAGTAGAAAAGGCAAGAAGGATTCAGCTTGATAGATATAGAAATAAAAGTATTTATAGCAATTCTCAACTAAATTCAAATGACGTAAAACAGTGTTGCAAATTAACTAAAGGGGCAGAAAAAATAATAAGGGAAGCTTTTAATAAGTTTAGGTTTAGCGCAAGAAGTTATAACAAGATTTTAAAAATTAGTAGGACCATTGCAGATTTAGATGGTGAAGATTTAATACTTGAAAATCATGTATTGGAAGCTATAAGATACAGGAGCACTGATAAAAAATATTGGAGGTAA
- a CDS encoding DnaD domain protein, with translation MNYMAEIKAFYDLVQVKQLSTGQIALWHALMHINNKCSWAEWFTVPNLTLELNTGLSRSGIYKARNVLKQYGIIDFKSNGTKATSYKMFSLLNSNQVRVQESNQEKTTLPNSKQDSKQNSNQDGKQDRKQYSNQDGNTLNIQDNTIQDNTKNNSTTTETSEEFRLIAKIYQDAGFLVDGFTSDWIMSSLDMYGFEWVKNALLEAERQGKRSRKYVEGILQNWERSGGMRLSTNSSRNNVNQDNTMSDYGW, from the coding sequence ATGAACTATATGGCTGAAATTAAAGCGTTTTATGATTTAGTACAAGTTAAACAGTTGTCCACAGGGCAAATTGCTTTATGGCATGCCTTAATGCACATAAACAATAAATGCTCTTGGGCAGAGTGGTTTACTGTACCGAATCTAACGCTTGAATTGAATACTGGCCTTTCTAGATCAGGAATTTATAAAGCTAGGAATGTTTTAAAACAATATGGAATTATCGATTTTAAATCAAATGGTACAAAAGCAACTTCTTATAAAATGTTTAGTCTGCTAAATAGTAATCAAGTTAGAGTGCAAGAAAGTAATCAAGAAAAAACAACTCTGCCAAATAGTAAGCAAGATAGTAAACAAAACAGTAATCAAGATGGGAAACAAGATAGAAAGCAATACAGTAATCAAGATGGTAATACATTAAATATACAAGACAATACTATACAAGACAATACTAAAAATAATAGTACTACTACTGAGACTAGCGAGGAATTTAGATTAATTGCAAAAATCTATCAAGATGCTGGTTTTTTAGTGGATGGTTTTACATCAGATTGGATTATGAGCTCTTTAGACATGTATGGCTTTGAGTGGGTAAAAAATGCACTCCTAGAGGCTGAAAGACAGGGAAAGCGTAGCAGAAAATATGTTGAGGGTATACTACAAAATTGGGAAAGAAGCGGAGGTATGAGACTATCTACAAACTCTTCAAGAAATAATGTAAACCAAGATAATACAATGTCTGATTATGGGTGGTGA
- a CDS encoding exodeoxyribonuclease X C-terminal domain-containing protein has product MNNNQIVVQESSPIMIIDGIKLDRVQQSMDKIHQFQRVIQNTLVEGHDYGQAFYGASKPSLLKPGAEKILMLLGLSSEYEIIEKIQDYDEGFFAYTVRCVLKRGNQVITEGLGHCNSKEKKYESDKQDKFMLGNTCLKMAKKRAQVDAALTVGSLSDIFTQDLEDMAEFNQSERIETMNLNDAENMKINFGKHRGKTLGQIYKESPDYVEWLAGKANDQALRKAASILLNQKNNAINNLMKAVDATLEKHHGDSPIDMEAALNDPDLPWNDSDENEPF; this is encoded by the coding sequence ATGAATAACAATCAAATTGTAGTGCAAGAGAGTAGCCCAATAATGATAATTGATGGGATTAAATTAGATAGAGTGCAGCAGTCAATGGATAAGATCCATCAGTTTCAAAGGGTGATTCAGAATACACTAGTAGAAGGACATGATTATGGCCAAGCGTTTTATGGAGCCAGTAAGCCAAGCCTACTAAAGCCTGGAGCGGAAAAGATTCTTATGCTCCTAGGGCTTAGTAGCGAGTATGAAATCATAGAGAAGATTCAAGACTATGACGAAGGATTCTTTGCATATACAGTTAGGTGTGTATTGAAAAGAGGAAATCAAGTTATAACAGAGGGATTAGGACATTGCAATAGTAAAGAAAAGAAATACGAATCAGATAAGCAGGACAAGTTTATGCTAGGAAATACATGTCTTAAGATGGCAAAGAAAAGGGCTCAGGTTGATGCAGCTCTTACTGTAGGAAGTTTATCAGATATATTTACTCAGGACTTAGAAGATATGGCAGAGTTTAATCAATCAGAAAGGATAGAGACTATGAACCTAAATGATGCAGAGAACATGAAAATAAATTTTGGTAAACATAGAGGAAAAACATTAGGCCAAATTTATAAAGAATCTCCAGATTATGTGGAATGGCTTGCAGGAAAAGCGAATGATCAAGCATTAAGGAAGGCAGCATCAATTCTATTAAACCAGAAAAATAATGCAATCAATAATTTAATGAAGGCAGTAGATGCAACTTTAGAAAAACATCATGGAGATAGTCCAATAGATATGGAAGCAGCATTAAATGATCCAGATTTACCATGGAACGATTCTGATGAGAATGAACCATTTTAG
- a CDS encoding host-nuclease inhibitor Gam family protein yields MENLMIDILDEALGIQENEEETWKIKNDEEADWWIELHQEKLAEVRRLRIQLENKIAFYHEKLDKVIKEEEVIIERRDSKLLEYFETLDKKDMKKTKTMLKYRLPSGELVKKFRAPEFKRDNDKLTLWLENNGMKEYIEVKKQAKWGELKKATEVINGTVVLKDTGEIVEGVEIVERPAEFKVEVK; encoded by the coding sequence ATGGAAAACTTGATGATAGATATTTTAGATGAGGCTTTAGGAATTCAGGAAAACGAAGAAGAAACTTGGAAAATCAAGAATGATGAAGAGGCTGATTGGTGGATTGAATTACATCAAGAGAAATTAGCTGAGGTTAGAAGATTAAGAATTCAACTAGAGAATAAGATAGCTTTTTATCATGAAAAGTTGGACAAGGTAATAAAAGAGGAAGAAGTAATAATTGAGCGAAGAGACAGTAAGCTTTTAGAGTATTTTGAAACACTAGACAAAAAAGATATGAAGAAGACCAAGACTATGTTGAAATATAGGTTACCTAGTGGAGAGTTAGTGAAGAAGTTTAGAGCTCCTGAATTCAAACGTGACAATGATAAATTAACTCTATGGCTAGAGAATAATGGCATGAAGGAATATATAGAAGTAAAGAAACAAGCTAAATGGGGCGAATTAAAGAAAGCTACAGAGGTAATTAACGGAACAGTAGTATTAAAAGATACTGGAGAAATAGTTGAAGGTGTTGAAATTGTTGAAAGACCAGCTGAATTTAAGGTGGAGGTGAAGTAG
- a CDS encoding helix-turn-helix domain-containing protein encodes MNSSYLIDYQTPRENMRLSRNDVAALLADRGIEISTESLGCYERGVRDPSPGMVVELADIYKEPFLTQRYCRYNCAIGQAYSYEILDNIDLDNLSNIALKLLEEHRESHDVLAEILVLITNKRTKKDFTDYEYERLKKNVHELLDTEHTIEIFKIALNKFIDMKEMIAEHNEKCRQRGYTRR; translated from the coding sequence ATGAACTCAAGCTATCTAATTGACTATCAAACACCAAGGGAGAATATGAGATTAAGTCGAAATGATGTAGCTGCACTACTAGCAGATAGGGGAATAGAAATTAGTACTGAAAGTCTAGGTTGCTATGAGAGAGGGGTTAGAGATCCTTCACCTGGAATGGTGGTAGAACTAGCAGATATATACAAGGAACCATTTTTAACACAGAGATATTGCAGATACAACTGTGCAATAGGACAGGCCTACAGTTATGAAATATTAGACAACATAGACTTAGATAACTTAAGCAATATAGCACTTAAGCTATTGGAGGAGCATAGAGAATCTCATGATGTCCTAGCTGAAATACTTGTACTAATCACAAACAAAAGAACAAAAAAGGATTTTACAGATTATGAGTATGAGAGACTTAAAAAGAACGTACATGAGTTGCTTGATACAGAACATACTATAGAAATTTTTAAGATTGCATTGAATAAGTTTATAGATATGAAAGAAATGATAGCAGAACACAATGAAAAATGCAGACAAAGAGGTTATACAAGGAGGTGA
- a CDS encoding helix-turn-helix transcriptional regulator, whose protein sequence is MRKTLKKLRLDRGLSVDEIADEFNISSSYYYKIEAGTRNPTMNLAKRIADFFGKEIEELFFSQEMDETSKSNRTA, encoded by the coding sequence ATGAGAAAGACTCTAAAAAAGCTAAGATTGGATAGAGGGTTATCAGTAGATGAGATTGCAGATGAATTCAATATTTCATCATCTTACTATTATAAAATTGAAGCTGGCACAAGAAATCCAACTATGAATTTAGCAAAAAGAATCGCAGATTTTTTTGGCAAAGAAATAGAAGAACTTTTTTTTAGTCAGGAAATGGACGAAACGTCCAAGAGTAATCGAACAGCCTAA
- a CDS encoding helix-turn-helix domain-containing protein has product MEFKDRLLQLRKEKNMSREELAKKLNLSYSAISKYETGARTPDDDIKKKIAEYFNVSLDYLMGVSDIRYPYKEEDEKLSDLDKFLLELKKKAIERGIEFNEDSVDDLLDLYEFIKSRNKKSN; this is encoded by the coding sequence ATGGAATTTAAAGACAGATTATTACAATTAAGAAAAGAGAAAAATATGTCTCGAGAAGAACTGGCTAAAAAACTAAACTTATCTTATTCAGCTATATCAAAGTATGAAACAGGAGCCAGAACTCCTGATGATGATATTAAAAAGAAAATAGCTGAATACTTTAATGTATCTTTGGATTATCTCATGGGTGTTTCAGATATAAGATACCCATATAAAGAAGAAGATGAGAAACTATCTGATTTGGATAAATTCTTATTAGAACTAAAGAAGAAAGCTATAGAGCGTGGCATTGAATTTAATGAAGATTCAGTAGATGACCTATTAGATCTTTATGAATTTATTAAAAGCAGGAATAAAAAAAGCAACTGA